The stretch of DNA AGACACTTTTGGTGGGGGGTTTACATGAGATAATTCATGGAAAATGTTGAGTAATCCCTGGCACAGATACTAGGTGTTCAATCAGTATGGCTCTCTTGTTACCCTTGTCACAGatgtagaaaatggaaaataaggtCCAATAAGTTGACCAAGCTTGTGACAAATAATAAGTGGCAGAGTTGGGGCTTGTGTCCAGGTTAGAATCACAGAATTATCACCTACTCCCTCAGGCCCTGAATGACCATGGCTGAGCAGTTCACCTGGGGTACTCAAGAGGAGCACAGCTGTCTTTCCATTCAAATACTGTTGTGAATATAGACATGTAATTAATGCTTCTTCTTAGGCATTTCTGAATCATCTTTGCATTTTGtgttaaaaagaatttttcttttttggcaagtTAGCATGATTGCTAATAACACTGTAGGGGAGGGAAATAACTTTTTCCTTAATTGTCATGAAGCCAACATCTCTAAGAACACTACTACTGAGCCACAGCCCCCCACCCCTaatccatcctccctccctcccttccttcatgtgttgaaggttgaAAACAGGTCCTTGTATatattaggcaagcactttactactgagctatatccccagaaaTCATGAATTCTTAGTTGGGCTAGAGTCCTGTAACCaaacacaatttttctttttttttttatggtactggagtttgaactcagcacctgcctcatgcttgccaggcaggtgctctaccatttgagccactctgccaacccaaccaaacacaagagaccacaaggAAAGGTGACTCAGAGCAGGGTCTTAGAGCTCTGGTTTGTATAGCATCATCAGCAGAGAACAGTCCATTCATGAAGAACTGACAGGACCAAAGAAAGGGTTTAGGGTAGTAAGGGGGAAACTGGGGGAAGGTAAATATGTGGGGGAAATGATGGAGTACAGTTTGTAGAGTTCTCTGGTGTGGTCTCTGGGTTGCTAAGAGTGAAGGGTTtctccataaagaagaatgtataactgggggcatggttcaagtggaagggtgcttgctcaaggccctgagtttgattctcagtactgccaaaaaaaaaaaaaaaaattaaattctgcctttaggcagaaaaaggaaaagatagagAGAGCCCTTCTTctatttgctgtttcttgtttgtattcaacacaaaaattatttaaaaaaaattttttttgagacaggatctctatttagcccaggctggcctggaatttactGTCTTCCTGCCACAGCTTtacaagtactggaattacaggtgtgcaccaccatacccagctcaaaaataatttttatgtcaaAGAGGCATGTTTTGGGGTAACATATTCTTCAACAGCTATCATTGCTTGAGTTCTTACTAAAAGCCAGGCCTTGTATAAATGCTTTACATACAAGTCTCATTttacactgaaaaacaaacaaacaaaccctgtGGAGTACTTTGACACCTATTTTACAGATTGTAAAACAGAGGCTCAGTTTTCCTTAAAGTTATAACTATTAGGTGGTGGAGTCAGAATTTGAAGTGAGGTTTTagaatttttctgttgtttgttttttgtttgcggAATATCTATTTTAATGGAAGCATAAGCCCTGAGTTGCCATAGCTAAAGTTGGGAAAGGTGGTGATAGGGCAAGGAAATTGTGAACAATTTAGCTCCATCTTCCCTTCATCCTTGAAGCACAATTTGGAAATCACTTGATCGTTCTGTACTTTCTCTCACTGTTTCTATGTTTTAGGTAAGGTTTGAATGTTCCTTTCTGCCTTAGCTTCTGGGAAGCTCACAGTTTCCTTCTTACACTCAACTGTGAAGTTGCATTCTGGAATTATTCCAGAATTGTTCCAGCTTGCATTCTGGAATTATTCTCTCTTCCCCATCTCCCCATTACAAAGCCTTTCtttctcctggaaaacagaaccAACACTCTGAATTTTCATTGTCCCAAGGCTTGGGACTAACAAAGAAACTTGACCTGGGGATAGAGGGCTGGCTGGTGTTGCGGGTTGTTCTCTGCATCTTGAATATGCTACCCTGGCTGTACCCTAGCAGAGGGACTCTGATCCCATAGCTCACCCTCCTTACAGGGCAAGCCTGAAGTTAGCTGTACAGGTGAAATGAGCATTTTAGGTCAGACACTGAAGGTGATGAGCTTAGATTCCCTGGTCCTGTGGGAAGGCCTTCCTTGGGGGGTGAGGTCCTGGCTCACTTAGCTATTGCCAGGCAACCCCAGGAGCATTGCTAGGGTCCTGCACTGGGCAGTTCTGTTTACCATCTGTCTACAAAGTCTTTTCTGGAAGTAGATGAGCTCACTTATGAGAAGGCTAGCTTTGGACAATAAGCCCAGCCCATGTTCTCTCTGAATGAGTACTGGCCAGTCATCAACTTGAATAATTCTGCACTGTGGACTGAATTTTGTGTCCTCCTAAAATCCACACGTCAAAGCCCTAATTTCCAATGTGAtggtttttggagatgggggtctctgggAGGAATTAAagtaaatgaggtcataagggtgaCTTTCCAAGAAGAGACATCAGAAAGCTTGCTCTGTCTTCTCTCCTTACCCTCCTGTGAGAACAGAGCAAGAAGGTGGCGGTCAAGAGAGATCTCACCAGAAACTTACCACGTTGGCACCTTGGTCTAGGATTTCTAGCCTCTGTAACTGTAAAGAAATTAACCAATGCTGTTTAAGCTGCTTGgtctatggtattctgttatGGGCAGCCTGAGTAGAGTAAGACAACCCAGCAGGCTGAGATCAAGGCAGTTAACTACTTGGAGGATGAGAGCACTGTTTTTGGAAGGTTCAGCAGTAGAGGACATAGTAAGGTGAGGTCCTGGGAGGAGCAAGGTAGTTGGGGGATGAGGGTTTAAGGGCACTGAAAAATCAGAACTGCAAGGGGCTGGAATTACCCCATGGTGGTAGATCCTGACCTGTTGGTTGACCCCAGAGACTGGTTGGGTTTGGGGGTGATGAATAGCTGCGGTCTGGACCACATCAGGGTGTAGACATTCTTTTTCCCAGGATCAAGATAGGTCTATGTTGGTCTGAGGTGGAAGCTAAATCTCTCAAGTCCAGATGGACGAATGGAGGGTAAAGGAGGTCCCTGAATCCCAAGGCAAACATTCAGGCTGGTGGTGCAGGGGCCTCTGTGAGCCTTTTCTAGGAGCAAGTCCTGGCTATAATGGAAAGAACAGACTTTGCAGACAGATGGCTCTGGTGTGAAtctcatttctccctgggagttGCTTTGTGCCTTCTGGCAAGTCCCCTAACTTACCAAGGCCTTGATTTCTTCATCTACACAGTGAGCAGGATGACCTGATTGTTACGGTGGTCACATTGCTCGTCCTCCACAAATGCTGTGATCACAACTAACGTCCTCAGTTTGCAGGATTTGGGGTGGAACCGGAGATAATAGTGAGGCCCCGGTCCTCCAGGGACTTGGTGTTATTGTAACCTACAGTGTGGTAAGGCTTCCCTGCTCAAGCTACTGAGTTTGGAGGACTCCCCTGCTGCCCACGTGGCAGAACCAGGGAGGGAAAGTCCCTTACTTCTAAAGTTTGCTCTCTCTGGGCTCTGTGTTCAGCGCTGGTCTCTGCTGTGGGTGTCCTCCAAACCCAAACCAGGACTGGTAGGCTGGTGGTATGTGATAGAGTGCGACCTCAGTGAGAACAGgggttgcttctttttttttttttaaatatatatatatatatatttaaattttattcatatgtgcatacaatgtttgggtcatttcaacccccttcccccccccatacccagcagaaactattttgcccttatctctaattttgttgtagagagagtataagcaataataggaaggaacaaggggttttgctggttgagataaggatagctatacagggagttgactcgcattaatttcctgtgcgtgggtgttaccttctaggttaattctttttgatctaaccttttttctagttcctagcccccttctcctattggcctcagttgcttttaaggtatctgctttagtttctctgtgttaagggcaacaaatgctaactaattttttaggtgtcttacctatcctcacccctcccttgtgtgctctcgctcttATCATAtgttcaaagtccaatacccttgttgtgtttgcccttgatctaatgtccacataggagggagaacatacgatttttagtcttttgggccaggctaacctcactcagaatgatgttctccaattccatccatttaccagcaaatgataacatttcattcttcttcatggctgcataaaattccattgtgtatagataccacattttcttgatcaattcttcagtagtggggcatcttggctgtttccataacttggctattgtgaatagtgctgtaataaacatgggtgtgcaggtgcctctggagtaagctgtgtcacattcttttgggtatatccccaagagtggtattgctggatcaaattgtagatcaaagtttagctttttaaggagcttccaaatttttttccagagtggttatactagtttacatttccaccagcagtgtaggagggttcttttttccaGGGGTTGCTTCTTGGCTCCTTATTTAGGGCAGGGCCTGAAGTCAGAGCGGAGCAGCCGTCTTTTCTTTCTCCAGTGACTTCAGGGCTGGGTGACCTTGGTCCTAAAATACAATCTGATGCTGGATCTGATGTGGCAGGAGCCACAAAACTCTGATGAGGATCCTATGGGTATAGCACACTGCATCCCCGAAAGCCTGGAGAACAGAGGAGGGTTTCATCTCTGGGTCAGGAAGGGCCTTCCGGGCTGCTGTGGGATGAACCTGGGAGAGGGCTGGGTATGTTGCAGCAGAGGGGGAGACAGAACTTCTCATCCACTAAACGTTTCTTAAGCCCCTTCTGTGTGCCTTGTGCACGGGGGTGTCAGCAGAAACACGGCAGACAGAAATCTCTGCCCTGTGGAGCTGACATTATCATTAGGAGAGGCACATGATGAAAAAGTAAAACATGCAATAGGTTCGAAGGTAGTAAATGGTAACAAGGAAAAATAAGGCAGGGATGGTGTGAAGAGTGATATCTTTTCCACCAAGCCTTAGTTCTTATGTGGACTCTGACTGGATCTAGGAACTGAATTACTACAAAGCTGATGGAGAAGAGAACAACAAGTTTTATTAAGTTTACATGTACATGGGGATCTGCACAAGAGAGTGAAGCCTGAAGAAATGACCAAAGCATGATGCTTTTATACTTTCTAGACAAAGAATAATAAATTTGTAAAGGAATGACAGGACAAATGGGCCACTGGATGAGGGTAGTAAATTCTAGAATGTCTCTAACAGATATATAGGGGCATGTGAGCTCCACTGGAAGGGAAATTATTTATTCAGGTTCACTGCAGCCCCAATTTACCAGTCTCTGGTGGCCTGCCTCATGTGGGGAAGACTCCCCCTCCTCCCTGATAGAATCTTTATGGCTTGTTGCTATAGGAAAAGATGAACCAAATGGCCTTTTTGAAGCTACAATTCCTCGAGTGATTCCATCTGGAAATAATCAACACACTGATTTGAATTGTTTTGAGATGGCATGTCCTTAACTCCTGCCATAGGGAGTGTATACATGTTGACATTTTAGATGGGGCCTCCTAATTTAGGAGGAACATGGAATAAGGCCTGAAGAAAGCAAGGAATGGGCTGGGTGGGTCCCCAAGGGAAGGGTGCTCCTGGCCAGCATGTGAGgaagccaggctggctggggactTGGGAGACTGGTGGGAAGGAAGTCAGAGGTGATGAGGGAGCTGGACACTTAGGACCTTGGATATTGTAAGATGGACTCCCCTGGGAGCCAGAGGAGGGCTCTGTGCAAGGTGGCAAGACCTGCAGGGTAAGGCCAGGGTCATTCTGGCTGCTCTGATGAAGACAGGTTGTAGGGTTAAGGAGACCAGCATGGAGACCAGTTAGAACCAGTTAGGAGGAGGCCTCTGCCATGTTACATATGAAGGGTAGGCACACTGTGTCCACCACTGGGCCCCCAGCACGCGGCATGCTTCCTGGCACGGGGGAATTGAACTAGTCATACCCTAGCTCCAGTTCTTAGACTGGGGCCAGGTACAGGAAAAGAGAACCCAGGCACTGAAGCTGGCATCCCGATCCAACAGGTTTCTGGTGGGAAAgaggaatttgaatttttaacatGGTCTGCAGGTATTTCCAGGCAGGCAGGAGTGGCCTTTTGTATCAGGAATGCTTTTAGTTGCAAGTAACAGAGACTGACTAACAATGGCTTAAACAGGGATTTAGTTTTATTTACAAGAATTCTGGAGAAGGACAGCAGCTGGCATTGGCTTGGTCAAATGATAGGGCTCTATGATTGTCTTGGCCTTTTTCTTGTGTAGCAAAGTGGCTGCTATAGTTCTAGGGATCATATTCTTAATCaagtcaggaagaagagagaggtaAGGGGAAAGCATGAGCCATGCCTCTTTTTGTCAGAAAAGCATAAGCGGActtctgcttccatttcattggcCATGCCCAGTCACATGCTCACCCCAAGCTGTGAAGGAGGCTGGAACAAGAGAATCTGGATTTATAGCCTCTCTAGTGGGAGAGATAGCACTGCGCTGGCCACTAGGGAGTGCACATGGTGTCTGCATGGCTCCCAGGTGACATGATGCTTGAGGTCCCTTCTACGCCTGGGATTTCATCTCCACAACTTGCCATCTCCAAGGAGCACCTCTGGGGACCACTGAGGGGAACCTCAAGCATTCCCTTGTGTGGTCCTACTCCATCCAGGACATAGTCTCGTGTCTCTTCCAAAGTCTGAACAGCACAAGACCGCTGAGGAAGACTCCTTTGGGGAGCTGGTGGACTTTACTTAGGAATTGTGCCTTTTCAGCATAATCCTTACCTGGCAGATCCTTAAAATAGCTATGCCACATTCTCACCAAGACAGTCACATCAGGGGCCTTTAGAGCCTgacttatacacatacacacaggcagCACGTCTATATTTACACTGATATACTGGCACCATGCACAGGAAAAGGACATTTTCAATCACTCTTGAGCCACCCAGTAAGAGCAGGTATGAGACTAGGATGATCCCTGTCTTCCTGTAGGTCCCTCTGGTGCTTCCAGGAATCAGATCCTCCTAGGGCCAGCTTTTCCCATAGTtctggggagggaaaggaagtgcTATTCCAGCACTGCTCCAGCATCTTCAATCCTCACCGGAGGTGAGGATTTTATTCTTTAGGAGAAATGATTCAGGCCTGGTTTATTCTGCAAATCTCTAAAAATGGCATAGGGGCAAAAGGTTAAAATATTTGAGTCTTGACAGGAAGGGATTTTTTGAGGAAGAAGATTGGTGGATTCACTGGAGCTGGTCCAGGTTGGAAGGGCGGGGGGAGGTCTCAGGTGACAGAGGCTGGAAATCAGAAACTAAGAGGCGAGTCCATGGGTGTGCAGTGGGATTTTCAAACTACTGATTACATTTTCAGAAGCCCTATTGGAAACCATGCATATTTACTTTCTAAAACGCTatagaaaagttaaaatttcttctttttctttttggctagcATTGCCTAATGGCGTGGTCACACCAGTAAGAAATGCAGATTGGCAATTACATATAACTCTGGTGAAAACAGGGACGATCACATAAGCAGTACAATTTGCTGGGCAGGTCCTCCAGGGTCAGGAGTTCCTGGGGTGGGGTGGATAAGGAATGAAGTGTCCTTGGGGCTGCAGGTGGTGTTGGGAACCCCCAGGGCAGAGGTCAGTGAGAGGTAGATGTGTTTCTGATTCACATTCACCTGGATGCTCTGGATGTTCAAAGTGTGACCCTCAGCCAGCAGCCCCGGCCTCTGCTGGAAGCTTGTTAGCTGTGCAACCTTACCTCCTACCCCAGGTCTATTGAGCAGGAAGCTGTGTCCTAACAGAATCCCTACTGGTTCATACGCACAATAAAGCACTCTTTTTAACTGTGAGCAGGAACACCATAGCCCTGGTGAGGTGTGTTTACCCAGTCCAGACAGTGACAACTGTGGATGGGAGAAATAAAAGCACAAGCACAGGGGCAAAGCCTGGCAAGCCTAACAAAACTGCCTTAGTACTCTTTCGGCCTGGTGAAGCAGCCTCCTATGGGCTGCTCTGCCCTACCTCTGCACAGACAGCTTAGCCTTTCTCCCTTCGGTGGCTTTCAAGGCAGTGTCGCTGATGCTTGCTTAGCTGCCCCACACCTGTCCTCAGGTACAACCACAGGTGGAATTGTTGCATTGGAGGTTCCTGGTGGGAAGGTAGGAGCAGAACAGGGTAGGCCAGAGGGGCTCCTGACCCTCCTTCTCTGTCAGGAAAATCTCCTTTGAGGGCTCCGAGTCAGGAATGGGCCTTGGAGAAGGCTTTCCTGGCAGTGGATTCCTTTTGGGGCAAGAGGAGTGGGTGCTCAGAAGGAAATTTCTAGAAGGGGCCCACAGCTTTCCCTGTCTGGAGCTTGAGGGTCTTCCCAGCTTCCCAGGGAGGGTAAATACATTTCTACTGGAGCAGGTGTGAACAACGCAGATGGCCCCCAATGCTGCCAGGTatggagggtggaggaggggcttGGGTCAGCAGACAGCCAGCTCTACAGTGCTCTCTCTTCACTGGTCAGAGTAGTGATTCTGCGCAGATTTTCCCGGACTTTGATAAACTCAGGGGCGTGGTCCTCTTCCTTTTCTGGGGGTTTTTCCAGCTGAAGGAGGGAGAAGTGGAGCTATgaagtgggtggggctgggggagtCCTATCCTCTGAAGTCCTGGGATTGGACCAAGGGTCCTCTCAGGAGGAAAGCAGAATCAAACTAGGGATGGGTTTTGCCACTAATCTGGTAAGTAAGGGACAGAGCGTGAGTCTGAGTTACCCTTGCAAAGCCTGGTTTAAATCACTTCCTCTGGGCTGGGATTCCCACCTCTAAGATGGGAATGGCACTTGTTCACAGGGCAGAAGTAGCTTGCAGGACATTGGATCAATGAGGGAACTGAGCGGCAGAGAAGGGAAGTCACTGGCCCCAAGTCACACTGTAGACCAGTGGTGGATTCTTGATCCCATGTCCCTTGTGCCCATACTTCTCCCAGGGCCAGGACATAGCCATGGAAGCTCAGGCTGGGCCCGGGTGTCCTCACCCACCTGGTTGAGCCTCTGCTGGCGCCTCAGCAGCTCCTGCTCAAAAGGACACTGCAGCCGCTTGGCCTCCagctcctccttcttcttcttgatGAGCTGGTTCCTGCGACGGTGCTCCAGGACACGCTGCAGCTCTGGCTTGCTGTCCACACCAAGGCCCCTGGAGTGGGGGAGCTGTCAGGAgacccttccctcccccccagtCAATCTCACCCTTGTTTCCTGCAATACTGGGAAGTCCTGGGAGATGGAACCATcatttcccattttacagagaagagcTGCCAGATCTCAAGACACAGCGCAAGTCACTGCTATAACAGGGCAGGtggaggatttgaactcagactgtCTAACCACAGAGATCAGATTTTACTtaatttctgtgtattttcttaGGATGAGGTTCTAAAGGTGGAATTTCTGGGCCAGGATCTTTTAAAAGATTGTGAGTACATATTTCCGTTTGCCCCTTAGAAAG from Castor canadensis chromosome 10, mCasCan1.hap1v2, whole genome shotgun sequence encodes:
- the Fam107a gene encoding actin-associated protein FAM107A isoform X1, which encodes MAQRLGEWARGPTEATGLYRAVLLKSASMYSEIQRERADIGGLMARPEYREWNPELIKPKKLLNPVKASRSHQELHRELLMNHRRGLGVDSKPELQRVLEHRRRNQLIKKKKEELEAKRLQCPFEQELLRRQQRLNQLEKPPEKEEDHAPEFIKVRENLRRITTLTSEERAL
- the Fam107a gene encoding actin-associated protein FAM107A isoform X2, which gives rise to MYSEIQRERADIGGLMARPEYREWNPELIKPKKLLNPVKASRSHQELHRELLMNHRRGLGVDSKPELQRVLEHRRRNQLIKKKKEELEAKRLQCPFEQELLRRQQRLNQLEKPPEKEEDHAPEFIKVRENLRRITTLTSEERAL